In Eriocheir sinensis breed Jianghai 21 chromosome 3, ASM2467909v1, whole genome shotgun sequence, a genomic segment contains:
- the LOC127006318 gene encoding multiple inositol polyphosphate phosphatase 1-like isoform X2, which produces MAVHQGLRTRALVIWWVLASLSICLTQAEPRRHRCVAAQAWHLIRHGTRYASAGVIAAFVSELPVLQAEVVKAHRLGQGRLCAGDLSLLTRWSLEGLNTSWSSMLAPEGELELHGLATRYQAALPSLLDQNFSNDSFKFRHTATQRTEASARAYAKGLFSDDSAYLPLPLDPDPLLKFYDVCDKYLVEVEDNPAATREGRLFWAGRRVTRVLNRVSRRLGRPCSRDEVELLYDACRHYQAWQPARPSPWCVAFTPHDLQVMEDYHDLMSYYKDGYGHNINTAMACPPLKDVYQHFSDVVEGRPSPRGIFYFTHSTALLTVMSRLGLYRDAAPLTHRHMNPARQWRTSQHGTFATNLAFTLSRCAQNRWWVSVAVGERLVGLDGCAGSGCSWEEFTQVMAGSRSCDLDAVCAVTPARAPAPLPPPVSPIGGGGRRWSVGVVRFFLALISALDAFSWGSPDPEVRLANP; this is translated from the exons ATGGCAGTCCACCAAGGTTTAAGGACGAGAGCCCTAGTGATATGGTGGGTGCTGGCGAGTCTTTCTATCTGTTTGACCCAGGCCGAACCACGCCGCCACC GTTGTGTGGCGGCTCAAGCATGGCACCTCATCCGCCACGGGACTCGGTACGCAAGTGCAGGTGTCATCGCGGCCTTCGTGTCGGAGCTGCCCGTTCTGCAAGCTGAAGTTGTTAAAGCCCATCGGTTGGGGCAAG GAAGGCTGTGTGCCGGTGACCTGTCACTGTTGACTCGCTGGAGTCTGGAGGGTCTCAACACGTCCTGGTCCTCGATGCTGGCGCCCGAGGGAGAACTGGAATTACATGGTCTTGCCACCAGGTACCAGGCCGCTCTGCCTTCCCTCCTGGACCAAAACTTCTCTAATGATTCATTCAAG TTCCGCCACACCGCGACTCAACGAACGGAGGCCAGCGCGAGAGCCTATGCCAAAGGACTGTTTAGCGACGACTCGGCCTACTTGCCCCTGCCCCTCGACCCTGACCCGCTGCTGAAG TTCTATGACGTGTGCGACAAGtacctggtggaggtggaggacaaCCCGGCGGCCACGCGGGAGGGTCGTCTGTTCTGGGCGGGACGGCGAGTGACGCGCGTGCTGAACAGGGTGTCCCGCCGCCTGGGCCGACCTTGTTCGAGAG ACGAGGTGGAGCTGCTGTACGACGCTTGTCGTCACTATCAGGCGTGGCAACCGGCGCGACCCTCCCCCTGGTGCGTCGCCTTCACGCCCCACGACCTGCAG GTCATGGAGGACTACCACGATCTGATGTCATACTACAAGGACGGGTATGGACACAACATCAATACGGCGATGGCCTGTCCCCCGCTGAAGGACGTCTACCAACACTTCAG TGATGTTGTGGAGGGTCGGCCGAGTCCACGAGGGATCTTCTACTTCACCCACTCCACGGCGCTCCTCACT GTCATGTCTCGCCTGGGGCTGTACCGTGACGCTGCGCCGCTCACACACCGTCACATGAACCCGGCGAGACAGTGGCGCACCTCCCAGCATGGAACGTTTGCCACCAATCTCGCCTTCACGCTCTCCCGCTGCGCTCAAAACAG gtggtgggtgagtgtggCCGTGGGTGAGCGGCTGGTGGGGCTCGACGGGTGTGCTGGTTCAGGATGCTCGTGGGAGGAGTTCACTCAGGTGATGGCAGGATCCCGGAGCTGTGACCTGGACGCTGTGTGTGCTGTGACTCCTGCTCgtgctcctgctcctcttcctcctccag TGTCGCCTATCGGTGGTGGAGGCCGACGGTGGAGTGTCGGGGTAGTGCGTTTCTTCCTCGCCCTTATCAGTGCCTTGGATGCCTTCTCATGGGGCAGCCCTGACCCTGAAGTGCGCCTGGCCAACCCTTAG
- the LOC127006318 gene encoding multiple inositol polyphosphate phosphatase 1-like isoform X1 has product MAVHQGLRTRALVIWWVLASLSICLTQAEPRRHRKYCYSNATHPYHHFGTKTPYDYAKGHFSHLDLVPEGCVAAQAWHLIRHGTRYASAGVIAAFVSELPVLQAEVVKAHRLGQGRLCAGDLSLLTRWSLEGLNTSWSSMLAPEGELELHGLATRYQAALPSLLDQNFSNDSFKFRHTATQRTEASARAYAKGLFSDDSAYLPLPLDPDPLLKFYDVCDKYLVEVEDNPAATREGRLFWAGRRVTRVLNRVSRRLGRPCSRDEVELLYDACRHYQAWQPARPSPWCVAFTPHDLQVMEDYHDLMSYYKDGYGHNINTAMACPPLKDVYQHFSDVVEGRPSPRGIFYFTHSTALLTVMSRLGLYRDAAPLTHRHMNPARQWRTSQHGTFATNLAFTLSRCAQNRWWVSVAVGERLVGLDGCAGSGCSWEEFTQVMAGSRSCDLDAVCAVTPARAPAPLPPPVSPIGGGGRRWSVGVVRFFLALISALDAFSWGSPDPEVRLANP; this is encoded by the exons ATGGCAGTCCACCAAGGTTTAAGGACGAGAGCCCTAGTGATATGGTGGGTGCTGGCGAGTCTTTCTATCTGTTTGACCCAGGCCGAACCACGCCGCCACCGTAAGTACTGTTACAGTAATGCCACACATCCATACCACCACTTTGGAACCAAAACTCCTTACGACTACGCCAAAGGGCACTTCTCTCACCTGGATTTGGTCCCTGAAG GTTGTGTGGCGGCTCAAGCATGGCACCTCATCCGCCACGGGACTCGGTACGCAAGTGCAGGTGTCATCGCGGCCTTCGTGTCGGAGCTGCCCGTTCTGCAAGCTGAAGTTGTTAAAGCCCATCGGTTGGGGCAAG GAAGGCTGTGTGCCGGTGACCTGTCACTGTTGACTCGCTGGAGTCTGGAGGGTCTCAACACGTCCTGGTCCTCGATGCTGGCGCCCGAGGGAGAACTGGAATTACATGGTCTTGCCACCAGGTACCAGGCCGCTCTGCCTTCCCTCCTGGACCAAAACTTCTCTAATGATTCATTCAAG TTCCGCCACACCGCGACTCAACGAACGGAGGCCAGCGCGAGAGCCTATGCCAAAGGACTGTTTAGCGACGACTCGGCCTACTTGCCCCTGCCCCTCGACCCTGACCCGCTGCTGAAG TTCTATGACGTGTGCGACAAGtacctggtggaggtggaggacaaCCCGGCGGCCACGCGGGAGGGTCGTCTGTTCTGGGCGGGACGGCGAGTGACGCGCGTGCTGAACAGGGTGTCCCGCCGCCTGGGCCGACCTTGTTCGAGAG ACGAGGTGGAGCTGCTGTACGACGCTTGTCGTCACTATCAGGCGTGGCAACCGGCGCGACCCTCCCCCTGGTGCGTCGCCTTCACGCCCCACGACCTGCAG GTCATGGAGGACTACCACGATCTGATGTCATACTACAAGGACGGGTATGGACACAACATCAATACGGCGATGGCCTGTCCCCCGCTGAAGGACGTCTACCAACACTTCAG TGATGTTGTGGAGGGTCGGCCGAGTCCACGAGGGATCTTCTACTTCACCCACTCCACGGCGCTCCTCACT GTCATGTCTCGCCTGGGGCTGTACCGTGACGCTGCGCCGCTCACACACCGTCACATGAACCCGGCGAGACAGTGGCGCACCTCCCAGCATGGAACGTTTGCCACCAATCTCGCCTTCACGCTCTCCCGCTGCGCTCAAAACAG gtggtgggtgagtgtggCCGTGGGTGAGCGGCTGGTGGGGCTCGACGGGTGTGCTGGTTCAGGATGCTCGTGGGAGGAGTTCACTCAGGTGATGGCAGGATCCCGGAGCTGTGACCTGGACGCTGTGTGTGCTGTGACTCCTGCTCgtgctcctgctcctcttcctcctccag TGTCGCCTATCGGTGGTGGAGGCCGACGGTGGAGTGTCGGGGTAGTGCGTTTCTTCCTCGCCCTTATCAGTGCCTTGGATGCCTTCTCATGGGGCAGCCCTGACCCTGAAGTGCGCCTGGCCAACCCTTAG